The Lysobacter gummosus sequence CGCGGCCAATGCCGCGCAGGCCCGGGAGCTTGTTGCGGTCCAGACGATCGACCTGGTGCTGCTGGATCTGGGGTTGCCCGATGAGGACGGCCTGTCCTTGTTGCGCCACCTGCAGGCGCAGTGGCGCGGGCCGGTCATCGTGGTCAGCGGCCGCGGCGAAGCGGTCGAGCGCGTCGTCGGTTTGGAACTCGGCGCCGACGACTACGTGACCAAACCTTTCGATCTGCGCGAGTTGCTGGCGCGAACGCGCTCGGTACTGCGACGGGCCGCGGCCCGCGCACCCGCGCCCGCACCCGCGACATCCAGGCGCCTGCACTTCGAGGGTTTCAGCCTGGATCTTCCGGCACGGCGTTTGCTGGATGCCGCCGGCGGGGACGTGCCGCTGACCACCGGCGAGTTCGAACTGCTCAAGGCCTTGCTGGAAAATCCCCGGCAGGTATTGAGCCGCGACCAACTCATGACCCGCGTGCATGGCCGCGATGCCGGCCCGTTCGATCGCACCATCGATGTGGCCATCGGCCGCTTGCGGCGCAAGATCGAACGCGACCCGGCCGATCCGCAGTTGATCAAATCCGTGCGCGGCGCCGGCTACCTGTTCGCCGCGGAGGTCACCGGCGCATGAGC is a genomic window containing:
- a CDS encoding response regulator, coding for MPAQSQDAMSTTGQMPGLLVIDDDADILALLSRYFGANGYRVIGAANAAQARELVAVQTIDLVLLDLGLPDEDGLSLLRHLQAQWRGPVIVVSGRGEAVERVVGLELGADDYVTKPFDLRELLARTRSVLRRAAARAPAPAPATSRRLHFEGFSLDLPARRLLDAAGGDVPLTTGEFELLKALLENPRQVLSRDQLMTRVHGRDAGPFDRTIDVAIGRLRRKIERDPADPQLIKSVRGAGYLFAAEVTGA